A genomic stretch from Desulfotignum balticum DSM 7044 includes:
- a CDS encoding KamA family radical SAM protein yields MHKAEAPAETLIIEDDEPPSGRLALDTLYPAPPAGQPSIQLTRPVFILPARKNTSSRHPKLSPETKAFQKQFFPGSTARDWHDWQWQVRHRIHTYERLHQILPLGPDEFLAEHAVQLPLSITPYYASLIPKDVPDHPLRRCVVPTAGEWIKLPCESDDPLGEDHQSPVPGLVHRYPDRVLFLLTDFCSTYCRYCTRSRVVGHGGIRASRARWEKAIAYIAANPSVRDVLLSGGDPLTLSDDRLEWVLSKLRQIPHVEIIRIGTKVPAVLPQRITPKLVKMLKKYHPLWLSLHFTHPDECTPETASACALLADAGIPLGSQTVLLKKINDTVPVMTQLMHELMKMRVRPYYLYQCDPITGSGHFRTAIAKGLEIIKGMRGFTTGYAVPTYVVDAPGGGGKIPLMPEYVSGRAGDDLVLTNYENRPFTYPDPDLETHPAVSATEAGSMAASWENRQ; encoded by the coding sequence ATGCACAAAGCAGAAGCACCCGCGGAAACGCTGATAATCGAAGATGACGAGCCTCCCAGCGGCAGGCTTGCCTTAGACACCCTGTACCCGGCCCCGCCGGCCGGGCAACCCTCCATTCAATTAACCCGCCCGGTATTCATCCTGCCGGCCAGAAAAAACACCTCCTCGCGTCACCCTAAGCTCAGCCCGGAAACCAAAGCGTTTCAAAAACAGTTTTTTCCCGGATCCACGGCCCGGGACTGGCACGACTGGCAGTGGCAGGTGCGTCACCGCATCCATACCTATGAACGGCTCCACCAGATCCTGCCCCTGGGGCCGGACGAGTTTCTGGCGGAACACGCCGTCCAGCTGCCCTTGAGCATCACCCCGTATTATGCCAGCCTGATTCCCAAAGATGTGCCGGATCATCCGTTGCGCCGATGTGTGGTGCCCACGGCCGGTGAATGGATCAAACTGCCCTGCGAGTCTGACGATCCGCTGGGAGAAGACCATCAGAGCCCGGTACCCGGGCTGGTGCACCGGTATCCGGACCGGGTGTTGTTCCTGCTCACCGATTTCTGCTCCACCTACTGCCGGTACTGCACCCGGTCCCGGGTGGTGGGCCATGGCGGAATCCGTGCCAGCCGGGCCCGGTGGGAAAAGGCCATTGCCTATATTGCCGCCAACCCAAGTGTCCGGGATGTGCTGCTGTCGGGCGGGGACCCTTTGACCCTGAGCGATGACCGCCTGGAATGGGTATTGTCCAAGCTGCGGCAGATTCCCCATGTGGAAATCATCCGCATCGGCACCAAGGTGCCGGCCGTGCTGCCCCAGCGCATCACCCCGAAACTGGTCAAGATGCTCAAAAAATATCACCCGTTGTGGCTGAGCCTGCATTTTACCCACCCGGACGAATGCACGCCGGAAACGGCCAGCGCCTGCGCCCTGCTGGCGGACGCCGGGATCCCTTTAGGCTCCCAGACCGTGCTGCTAAAAAAAATCAATGACACTGTCCCGGTCATGACGCAGTTGATGCACGAACTTATGAAAATGCGGGTCCGGCCCTATTACCTGTACCAGTGCGACCCCATCACCGGGTCCGGTCACTTCAGGACCGCCATTGCCAAAGGCCTTGAGATCATCAAGGGCATGAGAGGATTCACCACGGGGTATGCCGTGCCCACCTATGTGGTGGATGCCCCGGGCGGCGGCGGCAAGATCCCGCTGATGCCCGAGTATGTGAGCGGCCGGGCCGGTGATGACCTGGTACTGACCAATTATGAAAACCGACCCTTTACCTATCCCGACCCGGACCTGGAAACCCACCCGGCCGTGTCGGCCACAGAAGCCGGCAGCATGGCCGCATCATGGGAGAACAGACAATGA
- a CDS encoding chloride channel protein, whose translation MSLIKKWQSRFAPSLSHMDDRLVLIIAGSIAGICSGLAAVALRLALESVTEWLHPFRHFWWAFLLPAMGALLSTIYLEKITREGAGHGVPEVIYAVSKHGGLLRLRSSYSRLISSFLTIGSGGSAGPEAPVVMSGSAIGSNIAKLLRLNDRQRTTLVGCGTAGAIAGIFNAPLAGLVFAIEVVLGKWEFSNIIPIAIAAVAGAEVSRAIIHEQVLFNHLPFNMGTADILPGICLALFAGLISVFFTKTLNTSGKFAKKNRFSFWMRAIIGGSVVGCIGLFFPVVLGEGYHFIQSMISGTFSMGIFLTFVAVFAKIFATAITLGWGGSGGIFAPCLLIGSLTGIFFHKIVFLLFENAACASEGAYALLGMTGLISGVMQAPLTGIFLVLEITGGYETILPLIVVSAISSTMSHYIEPASFYFKELIKRGQFLRPGTDARILSDLNISELVSTEFTNVSENMIFREFIEIIKTSDQFFFPVIDENTGAYKGMIEIRNIRRYVLNPGIYDMVFLNQIMDTDVLTASLENDLQEVLEMMETNNMESIPVVEHDTFIGMISKTRILDLYRRELIMQTSVR comes from the coding sequence CCCAGCTTGTCACATATGGATGACCGGCTGGTTTTAATCATTGCAGGAAGCATTGCCGGCATCTGCAGCGGCCTTGCTGCAGTGGCCCTTCGCCTGGCCCTTGAATCGGTCACAGAATGGCTGCATCCCTTTCGGCATTTCTGGTGGGCCTTTTTACTTCCGGCCATGGGTGCGCTGCTGTCAACTATTTATCTTGAAAAGATTACCCGGGAAGGCGCAGGACATGGGGTTCCTGAGGTCATTTATGCGGTGTCAAAACACGGGGGCCTGTTACGGCTGAGGTCCAGCTATTCCCGATTGATTTCCAGTTTTCTGACCATCGGCAGCGGGGGATCCGCCGGCCCTGAAGCACCCGTGGTCATGAGCGGGTCAGCCATCGGGTCCAATATCGCCAAATTATTACGGCTCAATGACCGGCAGCGCACCACCCTTGTGGGATGCGGCACAGCCGGTGCCATTGCAGGTATTTTCAACGCCCCCCTTGCCGGCCTTGTCTTTGCCATTGAGGTGGTTCTTGGAAAATGGGAGTTCAGCAATATCATTCCCATAGCCATTGCCGCCGTGGCAGGCGCGGAAGTCAGCCGGGCCATTATCCATGAACAGGTGCTTTTCAACCACCTGCCCTTTAATATGGGCACCGCTGATATCCTGCCCGGTATCTGCCTGGCACTTTTTGCAGGCTTGATATCGGTTTTTTTCACAAAAACGCTGAACACTTCGGGAAAATTTGCCAAAAAAAACCGATTTTCCTTCTGGATGCGGGCCATAATCGGCGGATCCGTCGTAGGGTGTATCGGATTGTTTTTCCCGGTTGTACTGGGAGAGGGATACCATTTCATACAATCCATGATTTCCGGCACCTTTTCAATGGGTATATTCCTCACTTTTGTGGCTGTTTTCGCCAAAATTTTTGCCACTGCCATCACCCTTGGCTGGGGAGGATCAGGCGGCATATTCGCCCCCTGCCTGCTCATCGGCAGCCTCACGGGCATTTTTTTCCATAAAATCGTATTTCTGCTGTTTGAAAATGCCGCCTGTGCCAGTGAAGGGGCATATGCGCTGCTGGGAATGACCGGGTTGATCAGCGGGGTGATGCAGGCACCCTTGACAGGTATTTTTCTGGTGTTGGAAATCACGGGCGGATATGAAACCATTTTACCGTTGATCGTCGTTTCTGCCATTTCATCCACCATGAGCCACTATATCGAACCGGCATCCTTTTATTTTAAAGAACTTATTAAAAGGGGACAATTTTTACGACCCGGCACGGATGCAAGAATTTTATCTGATTTGAACATCAGCGAACTTGTCTCAACCGAGTTCACCAACGTGTCTGAAAACATGATTTTCAGAGAATTCATCGAGATCATAAAAACATCGGATCAGTTCTTTTTTCCGGTGATTGATGAAAATACAGGTGCGTACAAAGGCATGATTGAAATCCGCAACATTCGCCGGTATGTCTTGAATCCAGGCATCTATGACATGGTTTTTCTGAATCAGATCATGGATACCGATGTGCTGACCGCTTCTCTGGAAAATGATTTGCAGGAAGTTCTGGAAATGATGGAAACAAATAATATGGAAAGCATCCCCGTGGTGGAACATGACACATTTATCGGAATGATTTCAAAAACACGGATTCTGGACCTGTACCGCAGGGAATTGATCATGCAGACCAGTGTCCGATAG